The Mucilaginibacter yixingensis genome window below encodes:
- a CDS encoding M14 metallopeptidase family protein, producing the protein MKYKYLCTWGVALLLGISALQAQNIPTPKSHFGFDIGDDYQLANYTQTEAYMKKLAAADPARTRYVDIGLTEEGRHQFMLIISSAENIKNLDKYKAISQKLGRVEGLTDETARQLAEQGRSVVWIDGGLHASETVGAHQLIQTAYTLLSRKDEETKNILDKDIILMVHANPDGQELVSNWYMQEKDTIRRNINVPRLWAKYVGHDDNRDFFMMNMKETQNMTRVEFLDWLPQIVYNHHQSGPAGSVVAGPPFRDPFNYVYDPLLVTSLDAVGSAMNSRLNREGKPGYTQRSGTEFSTWWNGGLRTATYFHNMVGLLTEIIGSPTPSSIPLVPERLIPNSATPYPVTPQPWHFKQSIDYSVSLNYAVLNYAANNRIDLLYNFYVMCKNSIKRGSMDYWTLSPHKVDLINAAYRSATGRDTSTSRGNRGGGAVTMGGGGRFGGMPLKYYDTVLKNPALRDPRGYIIPADQPDFGTAVRFVNTGIRAGLLIQKAAAAFTVAGKTYPAGSYIIKTNQAFRPWVLDMFEPQDHPNDFLYPGGPPIRPYDMTGWTLAYQMGIQFDRILDDFNGPFARVPYGELQAFPTAKVVETKSGYTISDKANNSFIVVNDLLAAGADVYRSGDGNFYIPYSVKATSILKKNATSLGVATTASAKPKNATKITPARIALWDQYGGSMPSGWVRWLMEQYHYPFKVVYPQEFDAGNLKSKYDVIVFVGGAIPPPSNIGRRGSSSFFNTLDETIPTEYRQMTGRVTAEKTVPQLKAFLEAGGAIVTIGSSANLAYQLDLPIKNALIDNGFPLPADRFYIPGAILRTSVDTSLPATYGMNAEANVLFDSSPAFKLAADAMQKGVKPLMWFATNHPLRSGWAWGQQYLKDDVAAFQAQVGKGMLYVFGPEITFRGQAHGTFKLLFNELYTSGRK; encoded by the coding sequence ATGAAGTATAAGTACCTCTGCACATGGGGTGTGGCTTTGCTGTTGGGTATATCTGCCCTGCAGGCGCAAAATATCCCTACGCCAAAATCTCATTTCGGGTTTGATATTGGTGATGATTACCAACTGGCCAACTATACCCAAACCGAAGCCTACATGAAAAAGCTGGCCGCTGCAGATCCGGCGCGTACGCGTTATGTTGATATCGGCCTGACCGAAGAAGGGCGTCACCAGTTTATGCTGATCATTTCATCGGCAGAAAACATCAAGAATTTAGATAAATACAAAGCTATATCCCAAAAACTGGGCCGGGTCGAAGGTTTGACTGACGAAACTGCCCGCCAACTGGCTGAGCAAGGCCGCTCGGTAGTTTGGATTGATGGCGGCTTGCACGCCAGCGAAACTGTGGGCGCACACCAACTCATCCAAACCGCCTATACGCTATTGAGTCGCAAAGACGAGGAAACCAAAAACATACTGGATAAAGACATCATCCTGATGGTGCATGCCAACCCCGATGGACAAGAACTGGTATCAAACTGGTACATGCAGGAGAAAGATACCATCCGCCGCAACATAAATGTGCCGCGCCTATGGGCCAAATATGTTGGACACGATGACAACCGCGATTTTTTTATGATGAACATGAAAGAAACGCAGAACATGACCCGCGTAGAGTTTCTGGACTGGTTGCCGCAAATTGTCTACAATCACCACCAATCGGGTCCGGCGGGCTCGGTAGTGGCAGGCCCGCCTTTTCGAGATCCATTTAATTATGTATACGACCCACTATTGGTAACCAGCCTGGATGCAGTGGGCTCCGCCATGAACAGTCGCCTCAACCGAGAGGGCAAACCAGGGTACACCCAACGCTCGGGAACCGAGTTTTCTACCTGGTGGAACGGCGGCCTGCGCACGGCAACTTATTTTCATAATATGGTAGGCTTGCTTACAGAAATTATTGGCAGCCCTACCCCATCAAGTATCCCATTGGTGCCCGAAAGGTTGATACCAAACAGTGCTACGCCTTATCCGGTAACACCCCAGCCATGGCATTTTAAGCAGTCTATAGATTATTCGGTGTCGCTAAACTATGCCGTGCTAAACTACGCGGCCAATAATCGCATTGACTTGCTTTATAACTTTTATGTGATGTGCAAAAACTCCATCAAGCGGGGAAGTATGGATTATTGGACGCTCTCGCCCCACAAGGTTGATTTGATCAACGCGGCCTATCGCAGCGCAACGGGGCGTGATACCTCCACTAGCCGTGGCAATCGTGGCGGCGGTGCAGTCACCATGGGCGGCGGTGGCAGGTTTGGTGGGATGCCTTTGAAGTATTATGATACAGTATTAAAGAACCCAGCCCTGCGCGATCCACGCGGATATATCATTCCGGCAGATCAGCCTGACTTTGGCACGGCCGTGCGCTTTGTTAATACGGGTATCCGCGCAGGTTTATTGATTCAAAAAGCCGCTGCAGCGTTCACCGTAGCTGGCAAAACCTATCCGGCGGGCTCCTATATTATTAAAACCAATCAGGCTTTTCGCCCCTGGGTGCTGGATATGTTTGAACCACAGGACCATCCAAATGATTTTCTGTACCCTGGCGGCCCGCCTATCCGCCCGTATGATATGACGGGCTGGACACTTGCTTACCAGATGGGCATTCAATTTGACCGGATATTGGATGATTTTAACGGTCCTTTTGCGCGTGTACCTTACGGAGAATTGCAGGCTTTCCCGACGGCAAAAGTTGTAGAAACTAAATCTGGCTATACCATTAGCGACAAGGCCAATAATTCGTTCATCGTTGTAAATGATCTGTTAGCGGCAGGTGCAGATGTTTATCGCTCCGGCGACGGCAACTTTTATATCCCTTATTCAGTCAAAGCCACAAGCATATTAAAAAAAAATGCCACAAGCCTGGGTGTTGCTACAACTGCCTCCGCAAAGCCAAAAAACGCAACCAAAATAACCCCGGCACGCATTGCCTTATGGGATCAATATGGAGGTTCCATGCCGTCGGGCTGGGTGCGCTGGCTGATGGAGCAATACCATTATCCATTCAAGGTGGTATATCCGCAGGAGTTTGATGCCGGCAATTTAAAAAGCAAATATGATGTTATTGTGTTTGTTGGCGGCGCCATACCGCCACCATCTAATATAGGCAGACGAGGGAGCAGCAGTTTCTTCAACACGCTGGATGAAACCATACCAACTGAGTACCGCCAAATGACAGGTCGCGTTACCGCTGAGAAAACCGTCCCCCAGCTCAAAGCATTTTTGGAAGCCGGCGGCGCCATTGTTACCATTGGCAGCAGCGCCAACCTGGCCTATCAACTGGATCTGCCGATTAAGAACGCTTTAATTGACAATGGATTCCCCCTCCCTGCCGATAGATTTTATATCCCCGGCGCTATATTGCGTACGTCGGTTGATACTTCCCTGCCCGCTACCTACGGTATGAATGCGGAGGCTAACGTGCTATTTGACAGCAGTCCGGCCTTTAAATTGGCTGCCGATGCTATGCAAAAAGGTGTAAAACCGTTAATGTGGTTTGCCACCAATCATCCGCTACGCAGCGGCTGGGCTTGGGGGCAACAGTATTTAAAGGATGACGTTGCCGCCTTTCAGGCACAGGTTGGCAAAGGCATGTTATATGTATTCGGCCCAGAGATCACTTTCCGTGGGCAGGCGCATGGTACGTTTAAGTTGCTGTTTAATGAGTTGTATACATCGGGCAGAAAATAA
- a CDS encoding universal stress protein: MKNILVINDRSAEADNAIAFALELASNTDSGLLLWNTFEQPVAKRQRAYATAPFRVGGHQHANGLSVSNDVWLQRHNTANVPVENYYTSNFTASHIAEFAIKKDVWMIVKGTTESDVEQSVFENDHTQSILNSANCPILLIPERSDKRRFDKMVYTADLRYCRLEVLRMLVKLAQPHQSDIMVAHIAAKGLPDVTEQYANEVFSTEISSNVKYPNLYFNHIKERNIPKAIDVMVDVMGADLLVLVNHKFHFEEIVGHKLSGRLPDYLHIPLLVFPS; this comes from the coding sequence ATGAAGAATATCCTGGTAATCAACGATCGATCTGCCGAGGCAGATAATGCAATTGCCTTCGCTTTAGAGCTGGCAAGCAACACAGATTCTGGTCTTTTGCTATGGAACACCTTTGAGCAACCAGTAGCTAAGCGTCAACGAGCCTATGCCACTGCGCCATTCCGAGTCGGTGGTCACCAACATGCAAACGGTCTGAGTGTATCAAACGACGTATGGTTGCAACGGCATAACACCGCCAACGTACCGGTGGAAAACTATTATACTTCTAACTTTACGGCCAGCCATATTGCCGAGTTTGCTATAAAAAAAGATGTGTGGATGATTGTGAAAGGCACTACAGAGTCTGACGTGGAACAATCTGTTTTTGAGAACGATCATACCCAATCTATCCTCAACTCCGCCAATTGCCCTATCCTGCTTATCCCCGAAAGGTCCGATAAAAGGAGATTTGACAAGATGGTGTACACCGCAGATCTGCGCTATTGCCGACTGGAAGTGCTGCGCATGCTGGTAAAACTGGCCCAACCACATCAGTCTGACATTATGGTGGCCCACATTGCCGCCAAAGGTCTGCCGGATGTAACCGAGCAGTATGCCAACGAAGTATTTAGCACCGAAATTAGCAGCAACGTAAAATACCCTAATCTGTATTTTAACCATATTAAAGAGCGCAACATCCCGAAAGCTATTGACGTAATGGTTGATGTGATGGGCGCCGATTTGCTGGTGCTGGTAAACCACAAATTCCATTTTGAAGAGATTGTGGGCCACAAACTTTCAGGCCGACTGCCTGATTATTTGCATATACCGCTACTGGTATTTCCATCTTGA
- a CDS encoding ATP-dependent RecD-like DNA helicase, with the protein MASTEHLHKAFPFQPTAQQAELFVQLNKFLLADDGDECFILRGYAGTGKTTIIGALVKALRAYGYKYVLLAPTGRAAKVMSHYSGRKAFTIHKRIYRKKSALNVDEGFSLAENMATQTIFIVDEASMISNEGGGFNRHTLLQDLVNYVYNTQNCKLMLVGDTAQLPPVGSEDSPALDANLMRSDFGLTVFSYELTDVLRQQKDSGILFNATNIRDMIRTGQQVMPKLITKGFTDTYRMTSDRLEEGLNYAYNKYSDESTLVICRSNKNANLFNQQIRGRILFREEELTGGDQVMIVKNNYFWLQDSEERSTGFIANGDIGRIRKVRRFEEMYGMRFAEVQLELTDHAEDSIITCKVLMDTLYSESPALSQEDQKKFYQEVMKDYAHLGSRKLQHEELKQNPYYNALQIKFAYAITCHKAQGGQWEAVFVDQGFLTEEMVNTDFLRWLYTACTRATHQLYLVNFNEKFY; encoded by the coding sequence GTGGCATCAACAGAACATCTACATAAGGCATTTCCGTTTCAGCCAACAGCACAACAGGCAGAATTGTTCGTGCAGTTGAACAAATTCTTGTTGGCCGATGACGGCGACGAGTGCTTTATCCTGCGCGGATATGCCGGTACGGGTAAAACCACCATTATTGGCGCCCTGGTAAAAGCGCTGCGGGCGTACGGCTATAAATATGTACTGCTGGCCCCTACCGGTCGCGCGGCTAAGGTAATGAGCCATTACTCCGGCCGCAAGGCATTTACCATTCATAAACGCATCTACCGCAAAAAATCGGCATTGAACGTTGACGAGGGTTTTAGCCTGGCCGAAAACATGGCTACCCAAACCATCTTTATTGTAGATGAGGCCTCCATGATCTCAAACGAAGGCGGCGGCTTTAACCGGCACACTTTGCTGCAAGATCTGGTAAACTATGTGTACAACACCCAAAACTGCAAGCTGATGCTGGTAGGCGATACCGCTCAGTTACCACCCGTAGGCTCGGAAGATAGCCCCGCGCTGGACGCCAATTTGATGAGAAGCGATTTCGGCCTGACTGTTTTTAGTTACGAGCTAACCGACGTGTTACGTCAGCAGAAAGACTCGGGAATTTTATTCAACGCGACTAACATTCGCGATATGATCCGTACCGGGCAGCAGGTAATGCCCAAACTGATAACCAAAGGATTTACCGATACCTACCGCATGACCAGCGACCGGCTGGAAGAGGGCCTCAACTACGCCTATAATAAATATAGCGATGAAAGCACGCTGGTCATTTGCCGCTCTAACAAAAACGCTAACCTGTTTAACCAGCAGATCAGGGGCCGCATCCTGTTCCGCGAGGAAGAGTTGACCGGGGGCGACCAGGTGATGATTGTTAAGAATAATTACTTCTGGTTGCAGGATAGTGAGGAGCGCAGCACCGGCTTTATTGCCAATGGCGATATCGGCCGCATCCGCAAGGTGCGTCGTTTTGAGGAAATGTACGGTATGCGCTTTGCCGAGGTGCAACTGGAACTAACCGACCACGCCGAAGACAGCATCATCACCTGCAAAGTATTGATGGATACGCTGTATTCAGAATCGCCGGCGCTCTCGCAGGAAGATCAGAAAAAATTTTACCAGGAGGTGATGAAAGATTATGCACACCTGGGCAGCCGCAAATTGCAGCATGAAGAACTGAAACAAAACCCGTATTACAACGCCTTGCAAATCAAGTTTGCCTACGCTATTACCTGCCATAAAGCCCAGGGCGGCCAGTGGGAAGCGGTTTTTGTGGATCAGGGCTTCCTTACCGAAGAGATGGTAAACACCGATTTTTTGCGATGGCTGTATACCGCCTGCACCCGCGCCACACACCAACTTTACCTGGTTAATTTCAACGAAAAGTTCTATTAA
- a CDS encoding DUF3822 family protein, protein MSDYSFTYQQHNFSPEQAANATLYIRAGKSGISYLIAADNQVQAWKDYCSWADVASGNVRQLLSLPYQQVVAGLLPDALTLLPEALCSSEDVPVYARYLDVKGDDKVFITSFIEDNRLLYKVNAEVIKAIGDLFEVQTAVPADRGWVTAVANRYPSSDYLYINIAGSQLSVLSFKDQKLQLYNSFEVSNIDDILYYTLFVADQLQMRHADTSLVVAGDMVEGGGDYQKLSGFFKQVQMSDLRVLQLPYDLPGHLVLALTALS, encoded by the coding sequence ATGAGCGATTATTCTTTTACCTATCAGCAGCATAATTTTAGCCCGGAGCAGGCTGCAAATGCCACTCTTTACATTAGAGCCGGAAAATCTGGAATTTCTTATTTAATTGCCGCTGATAACCAGGTGCAAGCCTGGAAGGATTATTGCAGTTGGGCCGATGTGGCCAGCGGTAACGTTAGGCAGTTGCTTTCACTACCTTATCAGCAGGTAGTGGCGGGGTTACTGCCCGATGCATTGACGCTTTTACCCGAAGCGTTATGTTCTTCAGAAGATGTTCCTGTTTATGCCCGTTACCTGGACGTGAAAGGAGATGACAAAGTTTTCATCACCTCTTTTATTGAAGATAATCGACTGTTGTACAAAGTAAATGCCGAGGTAATCAAAGCGATAGGCGATCTGTTTGAGGTGCAAACTGCTGTGCCTGCCGATAGGGGTTGGGTGACTGCGGTAGCCAACAGATATCCTTCGTCTGATTATCTGTATATCAATATCGCTGGTTCACAGCTTTCTGTGCTGAGTTTTAAAGACCAGAAGCTACAATTATATAACAGCTTTGAGGTAAGCAATATTGACGATATTTTATATTACACCCTATTTGTAGCAGACCAGTTGCAGATGCGCCATGCCGATACCTCATTGGTTGTAGCCGGTGATATGGTTGAAGGTGGTGGCGACTATCAGAAGCTATCAGGTTTCTTTAAACAGGTGCAGATGAGTGATTTGCGCGTGTTGCAATTGCCTTATGATTTGCCGGGCCATCTGGTACTGGCGCTTACAGCACTTTCTTAG
- the rsmD gene encoding 16S rRNA (guanine(966)-N(2))-methyltransferase RsmD, with protein sequence MRIIGGKLRGLRLNPPQNLPVRPTTDLAKEALFNILQNQMDLEDIKVLDLFCGTGNLSLEFASRGAEQVISVDRHMGCVQYVKAAAAQHGLPQIKTYKADVFKYLELETEQYDLIFADPPYDLPKIPELPKIIFNKNLLKPDGLLIVEHQSNQNLSSHPAFVEQRKYGHSSFSFFRTPLNLPEGETFQ encoded by the coding sequence ATGCGTATTATTGGCGGCAAACTGAGAGGGCTGCGTCTTAATCCGCCCCAAAATCTTCCCGTAAGGCCAACTACAGATCTGGCTAAAGAGGCCCTGTTTAATATTTTGCAAAACCAGATGGATCTGGAAGATATTAAAGTGCTCGATCTTTTTTGCGGAACCGGTAATCTTTCGTTAGAGTTTGCATCAAGAGGCGCTGAGCAAGTGATTTCAGTAGACCGACACATGGGATGCGTACAATATGTAAAAGCTGCCGCTGCACAACACGGCCTCCCACAAATAAAAACTTACAAGGCCGACGTTTTCAAATACCTCGAGTTGGAAACAGAGCAATATGATCTGATCTTTGCCGATCCGCCTTACGATCTGCCTAAGATTCCCGAACTACCGAAGATCATCTTTAATAAAAATCTGTTAAAACCTGACGGTTTGCTGATTGTAGAACATCAGAGTAATCAAAACCTAAGCAGTCATCCTGCCTTTGTAGAGCAGCGGAAGTATGGGCATTCGTCGTTTTCGTTTTTTAGGACCCCTCTAAATCTCCCCGAAGGGGAGACTTTCCAATAA
- the coaD gene encoding pantetheine-phosphate adenylyltransferase, protein MKIALFPGSFDPVTKAHVDIVKRSVDLFDKLYIGIGVNSTKQGLLTIEKREQMIRSVFEGDDRIHVIAYEGLTVNFCKSIGAQYMIRGIRTVSDFEYEKAIAQMNHSLEPGIESIFIVSKPGYSSISSTIVREVLRYNGDVSQFIPKEALPYL, encoded by the coding sequence ATGAAAATCGCCCTTTTTCCCGGTTCGTTCGATCCGGTTACTAAAGCCCACGTTGATATTGTAAAACGTTCGGTTGATCTTTTTGACAAGCTTTATATTGGCATAGGGGTAAACAGTACCAAGCAGGGTTTACTAACCATTGAAAAGCGAGAGCAAATGATCAGATCAGTTTTTGAGGGCGATGATAGGATACATGTTATTGCTTATGAGGGACTTACGGTTAATTTCTGCAAAAGTATAGGCGCCCAGTACATGATCAGGGGTATCCGTACCGTATCTGACTTTGAGTACGAAAAAGCCATTGCCCAAATGAATCACTCGCTTGAGCCGGGCATTGAGAGCATCTTTATTGTAAGCAAGCCCGGCTACTCGTCTATCAGTTCAACCATTGTACGCGAAGTATTACGTTATAATGGTGATGTTAGTCAGTTCATTCCTAAAGAGGCATTACCGTATCTTTAA
- a CDS encoding NUDIX hydrolase, which translates to MAQKYRIYINEKVVLITETIPDRAEIFQKLDSEGFDLKTFYAKISKRSKHKHFYILCDDAKKYLKKVIASITLIKAAGGLVKNEQGDFLFIYRNDKWDLPKGKLEKGEGAREGAVREVEEECGISISKCGKRIVNTYHAYTIKGEVVLKKTYWYKMKYKGVGRLKPQIEEGITEVRWFNKQHMDAIKTNTFPSIMDVLEKMELIKDTVMPL; encoded by the coding sequence ATGGCCCAAAAATACAGAATTTATATCAACGAAAAGGTTGTTTTGATCACAGAGACCATCCCGGACCGCGCTGAAATTTTTCAGAAGCTTGACAGTGAGGGATTTGATCTTAAAACTTTTTATGCAAAAATCAGCAAACGCTCCAAGCACAAACACTTTTACATTTTGTGCGATGACGCTAAAAAGTACCTGAAAAAAGTAATTGCCAGCATAACGCTGATCAAAGCAGCGGGCGGATTGGTAAAAAATGAACAAGGCGATTTTCTGTTCATTTATCGTAATGACAAATGGGATCTACCCAAAGGCAAGCTCGAAAAAGGCGAAGGTGCACGCGAAGGCGCCGTGCGCGAGGTAGAGGAAGAATGTGGCATCAGCATCAGTAAATGTGGTAAACGCATCGTTAACACCTATCATGCCTATACTATAAAAGGCGAAGTGGTACTAAAGAAGACCTACTGGTATAAAATGAAGTATAAAGGCGTTGGCCGACTAAAACCCCAGATTGAGGAAGGAATTACCGAAGTGCGCTGGTTTAACAAGCAACACATGGATGCCATTAAAACCAACACTTTCCCTTCTATTATGGATGTGCTGGAAAAAATGGAGCTGATTAAAGATACGGTAATGCCTCTTTAG
- the pyrE gene encoding orotate phosphoribosyltransferase yields MFNKTETEQKVAEFLLQIKAIKLQPANPFTWASGWKSPIYCDNRVTLSHPGIRTYIRQRLVEMIQEEFAGVGCVAGVATAGIPQGVLVAQELGLPFAYVRSKPKEHGTGSMIEGEIKEGQRVLVIEDLISTGKSSLQAVEALREAGHEVVGLAAIFSYGFDVAAENFKQAKCRFATLSNYSALLKTAEEGQYILPDDVALLQKWRENPAEWGK; encoded by the coding sequence ATGTTTAACAAAACTGAAACCGAGCAGAAGGTAGCAGAGTTTCTGCTGCAAATTAAAGCAATAAAACTACAACCTGCTAATCCTTTTACATGGGCATCAGGTTGGAAATCTCCAATTTATTGCGATAATCGTGTAACCCTTTCGCACCCGGGTATCCGTACCTACATCCGCCAGCGTTTGGTAGAAATGATTCAGGAAGAATTTGCAGGCGTGGGCTGTGTAGCCGGTGTTGCAACCGCAGGTATACCACAAGGTGTACTGGTAGCGCAAGAGCTGGGCTTACCGTTTGCCTATGTACGCTCAAAACCTAAAGAACACGGCACCGGCAGCATGATTGAAGGCGAGATTAAAGAAGGACAACGTGTTTTAGTGATTGAAGATCTGATCTCTACAGGTAAAAGCAGCTTACAAGCTGTAGAAGCCCTGCGCGAAGCCGGACACGAAGTTGTAGGTCTGGCCGCCATTTTTAGCTATGGCTTTGACGTAGCTGCCGAGAACTTTAAACAAGCTAAATGTCGTTTTGCAACCCTGTCAAATTACAGCGCGTTACTTAAAACAGCCGAAGAAGGTCAATATATTTTACCTGACGACGTGGCACTGCTGCAGAAATGGCGCGAGAACCCTGCCGAGTGGGGAAAGTAG
- a CDS encoding ABC-F family ATP-binding cassette domain-containing protein translates to MITVSNLSLRYGKRTLFEEVNLKFTQGNCYGIIGANGAGKSTFLKILSGEIDPSTGSVAFTPGERMAVLKQNHYEFDEFPVIETVMMGHTELYKVMKEKDAIYLKEDFTDADGERAGELENLFAEMDGWNAESNAATLLSNLGIKEALHYKQLNELDGNEKVRVLLAQALFGKPDILLLDEPTNDLDIHTISWLEDFLAGYEAIVLVVSHDRHFLDAVCTHVVDIDFAKMTIYSGNYTFWYQSSQLALKQRADQNKKLEDKVKELQEFISRFSANASKSKQATSRKKALDKINLEEIKPSNRKYPAIMFNQQSREAGDQILQIEGLGKTLNGEVLFEDINLHVNKGDNIAVLSNNSLATAAFYDILTGRDTDYRGSFKWGVTVNLADIPNDNSEYFKGKDLNLIDWLREYSQGEKDDQFIRGFLGRMLFSGEEVLKKSTVLSGGEKMRCMFSRMMLQQANVLLFDEPTNHLDLESITALNNGMKDFKGTMLFTSRDHELTSTVATRIIELTPGGIVDKLMTYDEYIDSDVVQKQRESLYANA, encoded by the coding sequence ATGATAACGGTATCGAATTTATCCCTGCGTTACGGCAAACGTACGCTGTTTGAAGAGGTTAACCTGAAATTTACCCAGGGTAACTGTTACGGCATTATTGGCGCGAACGGCGCGGGTAAATCAACCTTTTTAAAAATACTTTCGGGCGAGATTGATCCTTCAACCGGTTCGGTAGCCTTTACCCCGGGCGAGCGCATGGCGGTTTTGAAACAGAACCACTATGAGTTTGACGAGTTTCCGGTGATTGAAACTGTGATGATGGGCCACACCGAGTTATACAAGGTGATGAAAGAGAAAGACGCCATCTACCTGAAAGAAGATTTTACCGATGCAGACGGCGAGCGCGCCGGCGAACTGGAAAACCTTTTTGCCGAGATGGACGGCTGGAATGCCGAGAGCAACGCTGCAACCTTATTGAGCAATCTGGGTATTAAAGAGGCCCTGCACTATAAACAGCTGAACGAGCTTGATGGTAACGAGAAAGTACGTGTGTTATTGGCGCAGGCTTTGTTTGGTAAACCAGATATCCTGCTGCTGGATGAGCCTACCAACGATTTGGACATTCATACCATTAGCTGGCTGGAAGATTTTCTGGCAGGTTATGAGGCTATTGTTCTGGTGGTATCGCACGACCGTCACTTCCTTGACGCCGTTTGTACCCACGTGGTAGATATTGACTTTGCTAAGATGACCATCTACTCTGGTAACTATACTTTCTGGTACCAGTCGAGCCAGCTGGCTTTAAAACAGCGAGCTGACCAGAACAAGAAACTGGAAGATAAGGTGAAAGAGTTGCAGGAGTTCATCAGCCGCTTTAGTGCCAACGCTTCTAAATCTAAACAGGCTACCAGCCGTAAGAAAGCGCTGGATAAAATTAATCTGGAAGAGATCAAGCCATCAAACCGTAAGTATCCGGCTATTATGTTCAACCAGCAATCGCGTGAGGCAGGCGACCAGATCCTGCAGATTGAGGGCCTGGGCAAAACGCTTAACGGCGAGGTGCTGTTTGAAGATATTAACCTGCATGTAAATAAAGGCGATAACATTGCCGTGCTGTCTAACAACAGCTTGGCTACTGCTGCCTTCTATGATATCCTGACCGGCAGAGATACCGACTATCGTGGTAGCTTTAAATGGGGTGTAACCGTTAACCTGGCCGATATCCCTAATGATAACTCTGAGTATTTTAAAGGCAAAGACCTGAACCTGATTGACTGGCTGCGCGAGTACTCGCAAGGTGAGAAGGATGATCAGTTTATCCGTGGTTTCCTGGGCCGGATGTTGTTCAGTGGTGAGGAAGTGTTGAAGAAATCTACCGTGCTGTCAGGTGGCGAGAAAATGCGTTGTATGTTTAGCCGTATGATGCTGCAACAAGCCAATGTGCTGCTGTTTGATGAGCCAACCAACCACCTGGACCTGGAATCAATCACCGCGCTGAACAATGGTATGAAAGACTTTAAAGGAACCATGCTGTTCACCTCACGAGATCATGAGCTGACATCAACCGTGGCTACCCGCATTATTGAACTTACCCCAGGCGGCATCGTTGATAAACTGATGACATATGACGAGTACATTGATAGCGATGTAGTGCAAAAACAACGTGAGTCTTTGTATGCTAACGCATAA